GGTAGTCGTCGCCGTACACCGAGATGGCGTCGCGGCGGCCCTGGGCGACCTGGAGGACCAGCGGGATCAGGTGCGACTCGGGGTCGTGCCGCTCGCCGTGGACGCCGTAGGCCCCGGCCACGTTGAAGTAGCGCAGGGAGACCGCCGCCAGGCCGTGGGCGTTCGCCTCGCTGGTGATCATGTGGTCGACGGCGAGCTTGGAGGCCCCGTAGGGGTTGGTGGGCCGGGTCGGGGCGGTCTCGGTGATCGGGACCTGGTCGGGCTCGCCGTAGGTGGCGGCCGTGGAGGAGAAGACCAGGGTGCGCACGCCCGCCTCGCGCATCGCGCCGAGCAGGGCCATGCTGCCGGCGACGTTGTTGTCCCAGTACTTCTCCGGCTTCACCACGGACTCGCCGACCTGGGAGGACGCGGCGAAGTGCAGCACGCCGTCGTAGGAGGGGTCGAGCCACTTGGCGGCGTCGCGGATGTCGCCCTCGACGAAGGCGGCGCCGGCCGGGACTCCGGCGCGGAAGCCGGTGGAGAGGTTGTCGAGGACGGTGACCTCGTGCCCGGCCT
This Streptomyces misionensis DNA region includes the following protein-coding sequences:
- the galE gene encoding UDP-glucose 4-epimerase GalE — translated: MKYLVTGGAGYVGGVVARHLLEAGHEVTVLDNLSTGFRAGVPAGAAFVEGDIRDAAKWLDPSYDGVLHFAASSQVGESVVKPEKYWDNNVAGSMALLGAMREAGVRTLVFSSTAATYGEPDQVPITETAPTRPTNPYGASKLAVDHMITSEANAHGLAAVSLRYFNVAGAYGVHGERHDPESHLIPLVLQVAQGRRDAISVYGDDYPTPDGTCVRDYIHVADLAEAHLLALTAARPGEHLICNLGNGNGFSVRQVIETVREVTGHPIPEVIAPRRGGDPAVLVAAADTAREKLGWNPTRADLAGIVADAWEFAQHLSKED